From the genome of Bernardetia sp., one region includes:
- a CDS encoding PD-(D/E)XK nuclease family protein, protein MSFLQKVATELYQEYKTDISSLHIILPTRRACLYFKTFLSEIAEETIFSPKVVSLEDFIVNASGLELEDTSALVFELYDSYKEFDKGVAGSLERFAPMAITMLSDFNLIDRNLVKSHELFEYLDEVKTLERWGEMYGEEGKEEAISSLSRITEYYLFWKNVEQTYNHFREKLESSGRAYGGLAFRWVYENLEQVVEEQRIKCAVFIGFNQLYKAEEMIIRGFQKMNKAKIFWDMDTFYLDASWHEAGKYFKKFRQSGFIKGKKDEISFVENLIQTQKKEIEVISVVNTITQAKTAGHLLNEMIERLISKNEFFKFSTARNHTAVLLPDETMLLPMLYSLPKSTEGVNIQKLVNITMGVSLRNTPLFSLIKNLFQAQENMLRDEEQPLSVYHKDLQRILQHPYIRPINEDENPPLQRMHEENLIYFSVKELSDYKINGWLYAILFEDWGVSSKKDDANGAGNIHKAMRSFFKLIEALAHRFTQEEFSLESEYLFEFYKLLKQIERMIIAFAPDRETHIGNSIFGEIDEELDKKINKNKSENQSKKAKLKIPLKIESFERLLLELMRDRKIPFTGEPIAPIQIMGMLESRALDFENVIIISANEGVFPHGKVLTSSIPFDIRLQFGLPTHTEDDAAYSYNFYRLLQRSKKITLIYASDMEGMRGGEPSRYVHQIKSELAPLENISFYESRLNLPLPTFDNKIRSVEKTPAIIERLEKYLTDEGLSPSYISRYLEEPMRFYEQKVLQLEEPPLMEEDLFQHTYGQVMHEALEELFAPLVGKEITEEWLDKTRNDKENLKLLVERLITKIAGGVIHDTGKNYLLKEVTQSLIPEFLRLQKEEAPIRLIALEQNLVHKITFDIGIDGKIKKIPLKLKGTADRIDIITTKEGIKRLQVIDYKTGKLDAAALKADTFEQLLSDEKAKIIQLVLYKYLFIKAYQANKIKHLPTDFSLEEYEISSGFWFFRKLSSNFTPYALKAEKDLTLDGFLAEVETFLQKVVENMLDASIPFSDVIDVDLWEEEEVE, encoded by the coding sequence ATGTCTTTCCTCCAAAAAGTAGCCACCGAATTATACCAAGAATACAAAACGGATATTTCCAGTTTGCATATTATCCTGCCCACACGAAGGGCTTGTCTGTATTTCAAAACGTTTCTGTCTGAAATAGCCGAAGAAACTATTTTTTCTCCTAAGGTCGTCTCTTTAGAAGATTTTATTGTGAATGCTTCTGGACTAGAACTTGAAGATACAAGTGCGCTTGTGTTCGAATTGTATGATTCTTACAAAGAGTTTGACAAGGGAGTTGCTGGTTCTTTGGAGCGTTTTGCACCAATGGCAATTACGATGCTTTCCGATTTTAATTTGATAGATAGGAATTTGGTCAAGTCGCACGAACTTTTTGAGTATTTGGATGAGGTTAAAACCTTAGAACGCTGGGGCGAAATGTACGGAGAAGAGGGAAAAGAAGAAGCTATAAGCTCACTTAGCAGAATTACAGAATATTATCTTTTTTGGAAAAATGTAGAACAGACCTACAATCATTTTAGAGAAAAACTAGAAAGTTCTGGACGTGCATACGGTGGGTTGGCATTTCGTTGGGTATATGAAAATTTAGAACAAGTGGTAGAAGAGCAGCGCATCAAATGTGCTGTTTTTATTGGGTTTAATCAGCTTTATAAGGCAGAAGAAATGATTATTAGAGGATTTCAAAAGATGAATAAAGCCAAAATCTTTTGGGATATGGATACATTTTATTTGGATGCAAGTTGGCACGAAGCAGGAAAGTATTTCAAAAAATTTCGTCAAAGTGGATTTATTAAAGGCAAAAAAGATGAAATCAGTTTTGTAGAAAATCTCATCCAAACACAAAAAAAGGAAATTGAAGTCATTAGTGTAGTCAATACAATTACGCAAGCCAAAACAGCAGGGCATCTGTTGAATGAAATGATTGAAAGGCTGATTTCTAAAAATGAGTTTTTTAAATTTTCTACAGCTAGGAATCATACAGCCGTTTTGTTGCCAGACGAAACAATGCTTTTACCAATGCTTTACTCACTTCCAAAAAGTACGGAAGGTGTAAATATTCAAAAACTCGTCAATATTACGATGGGGGTGTCGCTGCGAAATACGCCACTTTTTTCCCTTATCAAAAATCTTTTTCAAGCCCAAGAAAATATGTTGCGTGATGAAGAGCAGCCACTAAGTGTCTATCACAAAGATTTACAACGAATTTTACAACATCCCTATATTCGTCCTATTAATGAAGACGAAAATCCTCCTTTACAGCGAATGCACGAGGAAAATTTGATTTATTTTTCGGTAAAAGAACTCTCTGATTATAAAATAAATGGTTGGCTTTATGCTATACTCTTCGAAGACTGGGGCGTAAGTTCAAAAAAAGATGATGCAAATGGTGCAGGAAACATTCATAAGGCTATGCGTTCTTTTTTCAAACTGATTGAAGCTCTAGCACACCGATTTACACAAGAAGAATTTTCACTAGAAAGTGAGTATTTGTTTGAGTTTTATAAACTCTTGAAGCAAATTGAAAGAATGATAATTGCCTTTGCGCCAGACAGAGAAACGCATATTGGAAATTCTATTTTTGGAGAAATAGATGAAGAATTAGATAAAAAAATAAATAAAAATAAATCTGAAAATCAAAGTAAAAAGGCAAAACTCAAAATTCCTTTAAAGATAGAATCCTTTGAAAGGTTACTTTTGGAGTTGATGCGTGATAGAAAAATTCCATTTACTGGAGAGCCAATTGCACCAATTCAGATTATGGGTATGCTAGAAAGTCGTGCCTTAGATTTTGAAAATGTAATTATTATTTCTGCTAATGAAGGTGTTTTTCCTCATGGAAAAGTCTTGACATCCAGTATTCCGTTTGATATTCGTTTACAGTTCGGACTTCCCACTCACACAGAAGACGATGCAGCTTATTCTTACAATTTTTATAGACTTTTGCAGCGAAGTAAGAAGATTACACTCATTTATGCTTCCGATATGGAGGGAATGCGTGGAGGTGAGCCGAGCCGTTATGTACATCAAATTAAAAGTGAACTTGCACCTTTGGAAAATATCAGTTTCTATGAATCAAGACTGAATTTGCCTCTACCAACCTTTGATAATAAGATAAGAAGTGTCGAAAAAACGCCAGCTATCATTGAAAGATTAGAAAAGTATCTGACTGATGAAGGTTTATCGCCAAGTTATATCAGTCGTTATTTGGAAGAACCAATGCGATTTTATGAGCAGAAAGTGTTGCAGCTAGAAGAACCTCCACTAATGGAAGAAGATTTGTTCCAACACACCTACGGACAAGTAATGCACGAAGCATTGGAAGAACTTTTTGCGCCACTTGTAGGCAAAGAAATTACTGAAGAATGGTTAGACAAGACACGAAATGACAAAGAAAATCTAAAACTTTTGGTAGAAAGGCTCATTACCAAAATTGCAGGTGGAGTGATTCACGATACAGGGAAAAATTACTTGTTGAAAGAAGTTACACAGTCTTTAATTCCAGAGTTTTTGCGTTTGCAGAAAGAAGAAGCTCCTATTCGCTTGATTGCTTTAGAACAAAACCTAGTACACAAAATTACTTTTGATATTGGCATAGATGGAAAAATCAAAAAAATACCTCTAAAACTCAAAGGAACAGCAGACCGAATTGATATTATCACAACAAAAGAGGGCATCAAAAGGCTGCAAGTTATTGATTACAAGACAGGAAAGCTAGATGCAGCAGCCTTAAAAGCCGATACTTTCGAACAGCTTTTGAGCGATGAGAAAGCCAAAATTATTCAGCTTGTTTTGTATAAATATCTGTTTATCAAAGCCTATCAAGCAAATAAAATAAAACATTTACCCACAGACTTTAGCCTAGAAGAGTATGAAATTTCGTCTGGGTTTTGGTTTTTTAGAAAGCTAAGTTCCAACTTTACACCTTACGCTCTAAAAGCTGAAAAAGATTTGACCTTAGATGGTTTTTTGGCAGAGGTAGAAACCTTTTTACAAAAAGTAGTGGAAAACATGTTAGATGCCAGCATTCCGTTTTCTGATGTAATTGATGTAGATTTGTGGGAAGAAGAAGAAGTAGAGTAA
- a CDS encoding acyltransferase family protein, translating to MEKTNKFIWFDFFRGVAALMVLISHLRALIFTDFEPTSSIFKKLFYFITGFGHQAVIIFFVLSGFFIIRSIERSVKADRWSYKEYGINRMTRLWIVLIPSLFMSLLLDNIGLFYFQHAYTYSGQISSLPNMNPTGQLGISVFLGNLFFTQKILTTTYGTNGPLWSLAYEFWYYVLFPLAYFTLIKYYNLKVKIVSAILFLLVLFFIGKAIAVYFIVWLFGGVAYLVVEKEIFLKKFITIKVAIVTIVFLAFLSSIRFAIYPVLFNDFSLGIVTACLLCVFAQVEMKSSLLVRITNFFSEISYTLYLTHFSFAILLVTIFQKQRIEFSYANFGIYVIYLLVILLYSSSLWFLFERNTNKIKKWVKSKV from the coding sequence ATGGAAAAAACGAATAAGTTTATATGGTTTGATTTTTTTAGAGGCGTGGCTGCATTGATGGTGCTTATATCTCATCTGAGAGCTCTCATTTTTACAGATTTTGAACCAACAAGTTCAATTTTTAAAAAGTTATTTTACTTTATAACAGGTTTTGGACATCAAGCTGTAATTATTTTTTTTGTGCTGAGTGGCTTCTTTATTATTCGAAGTATTGAACGTTCAGTCAAAGCAGATAGGTGGAGTTATAAAGAATATGGCATCAATCGTATGACCAGACTTTGGATAGTGCTTATTCCATCGCTTTTTATGTCTCTATTGTTAGATAATATTGGTCTATTTTATTTTCAACATGCTTACACATATTCAGGACAAATCTCTTCTCTGCCTAATATGAATCCCACAGGACAACTGGGTATCTCTGTTTTCTTAGGCAATCTTTTTTTTACACAAAAAATCTTGACAACTACCTACGGTACGAACGGTCCTTTATGGAGTTTGGCGTATGAGTTTTGGTATTATGTACTTTTTCCATTGGCATATTTTACTCTCATTAAATATTATAACCTAAAAGTTAAGATTGTATCAGCTATTTTATTTCTTTTGGTGCTGTTTTTTATAGGCAAAGCCATAGCCGTTTATTTTATTGTGTGGCTATTTGGTGGTGTAGCTTATTTGGTGGTAGAAAAGGAGATTTTCCTCAAAAAATTTATCACTATAAAAGTAGCTATCGTTACAATCGTTTTTCTCGCTTTTCTAAGTAGTATTCGTTTTGCGATATATCCTGTTTTGTTCAATGACTTTTCACTAGGAATAGTAACAGCTTGCTTGTTGTGTGTATTTGCACAAGTGGAGATGAAAAGTAGCCTTTTAGTAAGAATAACCAACTTCTTTTCTGAAATTTCTTATACGTTATACCTTACTCATTTTTCTTTTGCCATATTGTTAGTTACCATTTTTCAGAAGCAGCGTATTGAGTTTAGTTACGCCAATTTTGGAATCTACGTGATTTATCTTTTAGTTATTTTGCTGTATAGTTCTTCGTTATGGTTTTTGTTTGAAAGAAATACGAACAAGATTAAAAAGTGGGTAAAAAGTAAAGTGTAG
- a CDS encoding AAA family ATPase — protein sequence MEFILDAFCYSLNNRNKNVITITKYNEEIYLHAYDKLISSTRFIHLDYLNHRPIEYRKDSSFNILFPINKRTINTYVPIIYYSGIFDGKREKHFRVDREQTSVSSNFFLSENNARYLRSKDIYNQINLIQSDIDISQNISIPNRLNISCIVRSYLDFERLFNSENSFSDYFRKTLIEEIRKAHVNAKGFYRSLPFSKELIISLFYEWCSKNISRETEKYVELYFSKYKDNQYKNILDCFEDLIINHHIQYQDDTIIKLISVFEEGIANNYIQPQPTTSLSEKEYLVIEDIKQFDNLVQSLIENYVITMGNYDDYLEFQWRDMSTGEKLLLNLLGRFYAVPHFHREKKTIILIDEGELGLHPQWQKQYLKILLETIPKIFPNKEIQLILTSHSPFLVSDLPKENVIFLEKDHPTGECRVSKLESMKETFGANIHTLLTDSFFMKGGLVGEFAQSKIDEAIDILNESEPKKEDLEKCEMIISMMGEPIVKNMLQKLLDSKRLRKVDTNSDEIEKLRKRIEELENKNNNGTDLSV from the coding sequence TTGGAGTTTATATTAGATGCATTTTGCTATTCTCTGAATAACCGTAATAAAAATGTTATCACAATTACAAAATATAACGAAGAAATATATTTACATGCTTATGATAAACTCATATCATCAACTCGGTTTATTCATTTAGATTATTTAAATCATAGACCAATTGAATACAGAAAAGATTCATCTTTCAATATATTGTTTCCAATAAACAAAAGAACAATTAATACATACGTTCCTATAATATATTACTCTGGAATTTTTGATGGCAAAAGAGAAAAGCATTTCAGAGTAGATAGAGAACAGACTTCTGTGTCTTCTAACTTTTTTTTGTCTGAAAACAATGCTAGATATTTACGTTCGAAAGACATTTATAATCAAATAAACCTTATACAAAGCGATATAGACATTAGTCAAAACATATCAATACCTAATAGATTAAATATTTCTTGTATCGTACGAAGCTACTTGGACTTTGAAAGACTTTTTAACAGTGAAAATTCATTCTCTGATTACTTTAGAAAAACTCTAATAGAAGAAATTAGAAAAGCACATGTCAATGCAAAAGGATTTTATAGGTCATTACCTTTTTCAAAAGAGCTTATTATTAGCTTATTCTACGAGTGGTGTAGTAAAAATATTAGTAGAGAAACAGAAAAATATGTGGAACTATATTTTTCCAAATACAAGGATAATCAGTATAAAAATATATTAGATTGTTTTGAAGATTTGATAATCAATCATCATATACAGTACCAAGATGATACTATAATAAAATTAATTAGTGTTTTTGAGGAAGGAATAGCAAATAATTATATACAACCACAACCTACAACTTCTCTATCTGAAAAAGAGTACCTTGTTATTGAAGACATAAAACAATTTGATAACTTAGTACAATCTCTAATAGAAAACTATGTTATTACGATGGGAAACTATGATGATTATCTAGAATTTCAATGGCGAGATATGAGTACAGGTGAAAAGCTCTTATTAAACTTGCTAGGTAGATTTTATGCTGTTCCTCATTTTCATAGAGAAAAGAAAACTATAATTCTCATAGACGAAGGCGAACTAGGCTTACATCCTCAATGGCAAAAGCAGTATTTAAAAATCTTGCTTGAAACGATACCGAAAATATTTCCCAACAAAGAAATTCAGCTTATTCTTACTTCTCATTCTCCTTTTTTGGTGTCTGACCTGCCGAAAGAAAATGTTATTTTCTTAGAAAAAGACCACCCCACAGGCGAGTGTAGAGTATCTAAGCTAGAGAGTATGAAAGAAACCTTTGGCGCAAATATCCATACGCTCTTGACCGATTCGTTTTTTATGAAAGGAGGTTTGGTAGGGGAATTTGCACAAAGCAAAATTGATGAAGCGATTGATATTCTGAATGAAAGCGAGCCAAAGAAAGAAGATTTAGAAAAGTGTGAAATGATTATTTCTATGATGGGTGAGCCGATTGTAAAAAATATGCTTCAAAAGCTATTGGATAGCAAAAGGCTACGAAAAGTGGATACAAATAGTGATGAGATTGAAAAGCTACGCAAAAGAATAGAAGAGCTAGAAAACAAAAATAACAACGGTACTGACCTATCGGTCTGA